A single genomic interval of Nitratidesulfovibrio sp. SRB-5 harbors:
- a CDS encoding helix-turn-helix domain-containing protein, with amino-acid sequence MQQPPYKEIAPRLAGLRDACGFTRQELADKVGATEAEVARFESGEVEIPVSFLTDVARECGVDLTALISGGDAHLHGYSLVRKGEGLSVQRRKDYDYWNLASRFTNRRMEPFLVRVPPKEEKDLVFNYHRGQEFIYILEGRLEIWLNDARHVLAAGDSLYFSSRIPHALRGLDGVDAVFLDVIS; translated from the coding sequence ATGCAACAACCGCCCTACAAGGAAATAGCGCCGCGCCTGGCCGGGCTGCGTGACGCCTGCGGCTTTACGCGGCAGGAACTGGCGGACAAGGTGGGCGCAACCGAGGCAGAGGTGGCCCGCTTCGAAAGCGGCGAGGTGGAGATACCGGTGAGCTTTCTCACCGACGTGGCCCGCGAATGCGGCGTGGACCTGACCGCGCTGATTTCCGGCGGCGACGCCCACCTGCACGGCTACAGCCTGGTGCGCAAGGGCGAGGGCCTTTCGGTGCAGCGCCGCAAGGACTACGACTACTGGAACCTGGCCTCGCGCTTCACCAACCGGCGCATGGAGCCGTTTCTGGTGCGCGTGCCCCCCAAGGAAGAAAAGGATCTGGTGTTCAACTACCACCGGGGCCAGGAATTCATCTACATCCTGGAAGGCCGCCTGGAGATATGGTTGAACGACGCGCGCCACGTGCTGGCCGCGGGTGACAGCCTGTACTTCAGTTCGCGCATCCCGCACGCCCTGCGCGGCCTTGATGGTGTGGATGCGGTCTTTCTGGACGTAATTAGCTAG
- a CDS encoding AMP-binding protein gives MTYTTKFTAKDYKEFCAAFRIDAPDTFNFAFDVLDPIAAADPGRLCIAHVDDAGVRRDYSFAWMAEASAKLANALRLQGIRKGDRVMLVLYRRIEFWVSMLALHRLGAVAIPAPAQLTPKDIVFRVERAKTRCVIVDHSITDRVEAARPDCPGLAVCVQVGGDALPRGWVDYDTIFTPAEARFPRPESPLEFAGGEDPLLIFFSSGTTGMPKMVEHVHTYPLGHLLTGMYWHDLVPGDLHLTLADTGWGKAVWGKFYGQWMAGASVFVYDFRGKFEPAALLDVLATHAVTTFCAPPTVYRFLVRQDLSTYDLSKLRHCTTAGELLNDSVFHAWKAATGLEIHEGYGQTETTLQIATLPCMTPKAGSIGRPMPGWDVVLQDAAGNICPPGEEGEICVRVAEGLPVGLFRGYLEEPEKTASVMFGGYYHTGDKAWMDEDGYYWFLGRVDDLIKSSGYRIGPFEVESALVAHPAVVEAAVTGVPDPLRGQAVKATVVLAAGYTASDALTKELQDHVKKVTAPYKYPRIIDYVAELPKTISGKIKRAEIRERDQQAGGPGA, from the coding sequence ATGACCTACACCACAAAGTTTACGGCCAAGGATTACAAGGAATTCTGCGCCGCGTTCCGCATCGACGCCCCGGACACCTTCAATTTCGCCTTTGATGTGCTGGACCCCATCGCGGCGGCTGACCCGGGTCGGCTGTGCATAGCCCATGTGGATGATGCGGGCGTGCGGCGCGACTACTCCTTCGCCTGGATGGCCGAGGCCTCTGCCAAACTGGCCAATGCGCTGCGTTTGCAGGGCATCCGCAAGGGCGACCGGGTGATGCTGGTGCTGTACCGGCGCATCGAGTTCTGGGTGTCCATGCTGGCCCTGCACCGCCTTGGCGCGGTGGCCATTCCCGCACCGGCCCAGCTCACCCCCAAGGACATCGTGTTCCGCGTGGAGCGCGCCAAGACCCGGTGCGTCATCGTGGACCATTCCATCACCGACCGCGTGGAGGCCGCCCGGCCCGACTGTCCCGGCCTTGCCGTGTGCGTGCAGGTGGGCGGCGACGCCCTGCCGCGCGGCTGGGTGGACTACGACACCATCTTCACCCCGGCGGAGGCCAGGTTTCCCCGTCCGGAAAGCCCGCTGGAATTCGCGGGCGGTGAAGACCCGCTGCTGATCTTCTTTTCGTCCGGCACCACGGGCATGCCCAAGATGGTGGAGCACGTGCACACCTATCCGCTGGGCCACCTGCTGACCGGCATGTACTGGCACGACCTGGTGCCCGGCGACCTGCACCTGACCCTGGCCGACACCGGCTGGGGCAAGGCGGTGTGGGGCAAGTTCTACGGCCAGTGGATGGCCGGGGCCTCGGTGTTCGTCTACGACTTCCGGGGCAAGTTCGAACCGGCGGCCCTGCTGGACGTGCTGGCCACCCACGCCGTGACCACCTTCTGCGCGCCGCCCACCGTGTACCGCTTTCTGGTCCGGCAGGATCTGTCCACGTACGACCTGTCGAAGCTGCGCCACTGCACCACGGCGGGCGAACTGCTGAACGACAGCGTGTTCCACGCCTGGAAGGCCGCCACCGGCCTTGAAATCCACGAAGGCTACGGGCAGACCGAAACCACCCTGCAAATCGCCACGTTGCCGTGCATGACCCCCAAGGCGGGTTCCATCGGTCGCCCCATGCCCGGCTGGGATGTGGTGTTGCAGGACGCGGCGGGCAACATCTGCCCCCCCGGCGAGGAAGGCGAAATCTGCGTGCGCGTGGCCGAGGGCCTGCCCGTGGGGCTGTTCCGGGGCTACCTGGAAGAGCCGGAAAAGACCGCCTCGGTTATGTTCGGCGGCTACTACCACACCGGCGACAAGGCCTGGATGGACGAAGACGGCTACTACTGGTTCCTGGGCCGCGTGGATGACCTGATCAAGAGCTCTGGCTACCGCATCGGACCGTTCGAGGTGGAAAGCGCCCTCGTGGCCCACCCCGCCGTGGTGGAGGCCGCCGTGACCGGCGTGCCCGATCCGCTGCGCGGACAGGCCGTGAAAGCCACCGTGGTGCTGGCCGCTGGCTACACCGCCTCGGACGCACTGACCAAGGAGCTTCAGGACCACGTGAAGAAGGTGACCGCGCCGTACAAGTACCCGCGCATCATCGACTACGTGGCCGAACTGCCCAAGACCATCAGCGGCAAGATCAAGCGTGCCGAAATCCGCGAACGCGACCAGCAGGCCGGTGGGCCCGGGGCGTAG
- a CDS encoding YcaO-like family protein, with amino-acid sequence MIKLSPCPKGYTKDQDKATSPVETVRRVRQRLASLDVDILAETRRVDVDRLGIPVFLSMCGADAKRVMPTRKQMGKGASVEQAEASALMELMERYSFFTFWRDMPGMVEATWSEAQARFGDALLPVEEIAKSVHDPIAPHDAVRALDLIRWKFFPATVIPRDGTEGREVWLPLDWFKKLGEFNGSSAGNTEEESILQGACELVERHVCCIIDETMPELPTIDISPENSGDDAVLRDLLDRFARHGVQVVLKEFSLGLPVPTVGAVAWDPATFPARSEIVYTAGTAATPVKAAVRALTEIAQLAGDFITGACYEASGLPKYERLEDIEWLRRGPVVPLSSLPTVESDDILRELTTLSDGLARQGYTLLSISTRNPDADVSTHYNIVPGFRFRERDKNASIGLFVGRILSEEADAETALRGLEVLAGIYPGAHFVPFFRGMLALRAEALDEARHWFETSEPLQPDADARGLAAFYGAYVHTLAQDWGAALPGLDRAVAACPEMKEYFNLRGVCHFKLGDYAKAAANFESVLHLDKGSVIDLANLGLCHKFLGDADTAAHLLEAALEIDPSLDFARTHLAELQAQGG; translated from the coding sequence ATGATCAAGCTCTCTCCCTGCCCCAAGGGCTATACCAAGGACCAGGACAAGGCCACCTCGCCCGTGGAAACCGTGCGCCGCGTGCGCCAGCGCCTTGCCAGCCTCGACGTGGACATCCTTGCCGAAACCCGCCGCGTGGACGTGGACCGGCTGGGCATTCCCGTGTTTCTCAGCATGTGCGGGGCCGACGCCAAGCGCGTCATGCCCACCCGCAAGCAGATGGGCAAGGGCGCGTCCGTGGAGCAGGCCGAGGCATCGGCCCTGATGGAACTGATGGAGCGCTATAGCTTCTTCACCTTCTGGCGCGACATGCCCGGCATGGTCGAAGCCACCTGGAGCGAGGCGCAGGCCCGCTTCGGCGATGCGCTGCTGCCGGTGGAAGAGATCGCCAAATCCGTGCACGACCCCATCGCCCCGCACGACGCCGTGCGCGCCCTGGACCTGATCCGCTGGAAGTTCTTCCCCGCCACCGTCATCCCGCGCGACGGCACCGAGGGCCGCGAGGTGTGGCTGCCGCTGGACTGGTTCAAGAAGCTGGGCGAGTTCAACGGCTCGTCGGCGGGCAACACCGAAGAGGAATCCATCCTCCAGGGCGCCTGCGAACTGGTGGAGCGCCACGTGTGCTGCATCATCGACGAAACCATGCCCGAACTGCCCACCATCGACATCTCGCCCGAAAACTCCGGCGACGACGCCGTGCTGCGCGACCTGCTGGACCGCTTTGCCCGGCACGGCGTGCAGGTGGTGCTGAAGGAATTTTCCCTTGGCCTGCCCGTGCCCACCGTGGGCGCCGTGGCCTGGGACCCGGCCACCTTCCCGGCCCGCTCCGAAATCGTCTACACCGCCGGCACCGCCGCCACCCCGGTCAAGGCCGCCGTGCGCGCCCTGACCGAAATCGCCCAGCTCGCGGGCGACTTCATCACCGGCGCCTGCTACGAGGCCTCCGGCCTGCCCAAGTACGAACGGCTGGAAGACATCGAATGGCTGCGGCGCGGCCCCGTGGTGCCGCTGTCCTCGCTGCCCACCGTGGAATCGGACGACATCCTGCGCGAGCTCACCACCCTCTCCGACGGCCTCGCCCGGCAGGGCTACACCCTGCTGTCCATCTCCACCCGCAACCCCGACGCGGACGTGTCCACCCACTACAACATCGTGCCGGGGTTCCGCTTTCGCGAACGGGACAAGAACGCCTCCATCGGCCTGTTCGTGGGCCGCATCCTGAGCGAGGAAGCCGACGCCGAAACCGCCCTGCGCGGCCTAGAGGTGCTGGCAGGGATATACCCCGGCGCGCACTTCGTGCCGTTCTTCCGGGGCATGCTGGCCCTGCGCGCCGAAGCCCTGGACGAGGCACGCCACTGGTTCGAAACCAGCGAACCCCTGCAACCAGACGCCGACGCGCGCGGCCTTGCCGCCTTCTACGGCGCCTACGTGCATACCCTGGCCCAGGACTGGGGCGCAGCCCTGCCCGGCCTTGACCGCGCCGTGGCCGCCTGCCCGGAAATGAAGGAATACTTCAACCTGCGCGGCGTGTGCCACTTCAAGCTGGGCGACTACGCCAAGGCCGCCGCCAACTTCGAAAGCGTGCTGCACCTGGACAAGGGCTCGGTCATCGACCTCGCCAACCTGGGCCTGTGCCACAAATTCCTCGGCGATGCCGACACCGCCGCGCACCTGCTGGAAGCCGCCCTCGAAATCGACCCCTCCCTCGACTTCGCCCGTACCCATCTTGCGGAACTGCAAGCCCAGGGGGGGTAG
- a CDS encoding class I SAM-dependent methyltransferase, which produces MTEQPDTPDLHSTETAPTAEAHAAELERLLARARERYEVEFETLTVDDAPLEILQIRNMTGHLDRLIATNAIKDPLRDLPLWAKIWPASFLLGRFLRKLDPAGKSLLEVGGGCGVTGLIAARYGFARVTITDVNDDALLFARINVLRNGLADRVEVRRCDITTARLDARYDVIAGAEILYLEDLHRPLAKFLARHVASGGQAMLCTDKRRKAAHFLKLAGRDFDVAEQPVGIKSTGDDGQEERRLFLVHRLTPKRTGAAPAAPA; this is translated from the coding sequence ATGACCGAACAACCGGACACCCCGGACCTCCATAGCACCGAAACCGCGCCCACGGCGGAAGCGCACGCCGCCGAACTGGAACGCCTGCTGGCCAGGGCGCGCGAACGCTACGAAGTGGAATTCGAAACCCTCACCGTGGATGACGCGCCGCTGGAAATCCTGCAAATCCGCAACATGACCGGCCACCTCGACCGGCTCATCGCCACCAACGCCATCAAGGACCCGCTGCGCGACCTGCCCCTGTGGGCCAAGATATGGCCCGCCTCGTTCCTGCTGGGGCGCTTTCTGCGCAAGCTGGACCCGGCGGGCAAGAGCCTGCTGGAAGTCGGCGGGGGCTGCGGCGTCACCGGGCTCATCGCCGCGCGCTACGGCTTTGCCCGCGTGACCATCACCGACGTGAACGACGACGCCCTGCTCTTCGCGCGCATCAACGTGCTGCGCAATGGCCTGGCCGACCGAGTGGAGGTGCGCCGCTGCGACATCACCACCGCGCGGCTGGACGCCCGCTACGACGTCATCGCCGGGGCCGAAATCCTTTACCTGGAAGACCTGCACCGCCCGCTGGCCAAGTTCCTGGCCCGCCACGTGGCCTCCGGCGGGCAGGCCATGCTGTGCACCGACAAGCGCCGCAAGGCCGCCCACTTCCTGAAGCTGGCCGGGCGCGACTTCGACGTGGCCGAGCAGCCCGTGGGCATCAAGTCCACCGGCGACGACGGGCAGGAAGAACGCCGCCTGTTCCTGGTGCACCGGCTTACCCCCAAGCGCACGGGCGCCGCGCCCGCCGCCCCCGCCTAG
- a CDS encoding GNAT family N-acetyltransferase translates to MPRIAIRLATPDDAAAVTAVFHAAINGKATCSYDAEQLSAWCAGRTVEQFRRELELGMNPFLVAEAGVATPLDPPVAPPPGEAPNPEARRPRGGTPPAPATSFRVVGFGALRGDEVAYLYAAPQAPPGTGSELLRELERRAVEQGWPELRLTASLNALAFYKEHGYRELRRDIRVMSVEGGFVRLVAIEARKRLTPRGGLPSRSSGEPALAE, encoded by the coding sequence ATGCCCCGCATTGCCATCCGCCTTGCCACCCCGGACGACGCCGCCGCCGTCACCGCCGTGTTCCATGCCGCCATCAACGGCAAGGCGACATGCAGCTACGACGCGGAGCAGCTGTCCGCATGGTGCGCTGGCCGCACTGTGGAGCAGTTCCGGCGGGAGCTTGAACTGGGCATGAACCCGTTTCTGGTGGCGGAGGCAGGGGTTGCGACGCCCCTTGACCCACCAGTCGCCCCACCCCCTGGGGAAGCGCCGAACCCAGAAGCCCGCAGACCACGGGGGGGTACGCCGCCCGCCCCCGCGACGTCCTTCCGCGTGGTCGGCTTCGGCGCGCTGCGCGGCGACGAGGTGGCCTACCTGTACGCCGCACCGCAGGCCCCGCCCGGCACCGGCAGCGAACTGCTGCGCGAACTGGAACGCCGTGCCGTGGAACAGGGCTGGCCGGAACTGCGCCTGACCGCCTCGCTCAACGCCCTCGCCTTCTACAAGGAGCACGGCTACCGCGAACTGCGCCGGGACATCCGGGTGATGTCCGTGGAGGGCGGCTTCGTGCGGCTGGTGGCCATAGAGGCCCGCAAGCGGCTCACGCCGCGGGGCGGGCTGCCTTCCCGAAGTTCCGGCGAACCGGCCCTGGCGGAATGA
- a CDS encoding DUF302 domain-containing protein, with protein sequence MMEAKSDEVVCVTCHVICEGTVPEVWGRLLGTLDDMNVPVFCTVDHAANAEKAGLRMPATRVVTFGNPAVGTLLMLEAPGIAMDLPLRMLVREAEGVTVLSYERPEALAVRHGIDPAFGPVEKVSTFMAGLAESARTGR encoded by the coding sequence ATGATGGAAGCAAAGAGCGACGAGGTGGTTTGCGTGACCTGCCACGTGATCTGTGAGGGGACGGTTCCGGAGGTTTGGGGGCGCTTGCTGGGAACCCTGGACGACATGAACGTGCCTGTGTTCTGCACCGTGGACCATGCGGCCAACGCGGAAAAAGCGGGGCTGCGCATGCCTGCCACGCGGGTGGTGACCTTTGGAAACCCCGCCGTGGGCACGCTGCTGATGCTTGAAGCTCCGGGCATCGCCATGGACTTGCCGTTGCGCATGCTGGTGCGCGAGGCAGAAGGCGTCACCGTGCTGTCCTACGAGCGACCGGAGGCGCTGGCCGTACGTCACGGCATTGATCCGGCCTTCGGCCCCGTGGAAAAGGTGTCCACGTTCATGGCGGGGCTGGCGGAGTCGGCGCGCACTGGCCGATAG
- the dksA gene encoding RNA polymerase-binding protein DksA — protein MDQKDIEYFRVLLTQMLEEATQKGDLTLEDMTDNNEVFADPADRATMESDRAFTLRIRDRERRLIKKIQAALGRIEDGSFGICDECGEEIGVPRLKARPVTKLCINCKSKQEDDERVRGD, from the coding sequence ATGGATCAGAAGGATATCGAGTACTTCCGCGTATTGCTGACCCAGATGCTGGAAGAAGCCACGCAAAAGGGCGACCTCACGCTGGAAGACATGACGGATAACAACGAGGTCTTCGCCGATCCGGCGGACCGCGCCACCATGGAATCGGATCGCGCCTTCACCCTGCGCATCCGTGACCGCGAGCGGCGGCTGATCAAGAAAATTCAGGCGGCGCTGGGCCGCATAGAGGATGGCTCGTTCGGCATCTGCGACGAATGCGGCGAGGAAATCGGCGTGCCGCGCCTGAAGGCGCGACCCGTGACCAAGCTGTGCATCAACTGCAAGAGCAAGCAGGAAGACGACGAGCGCGTCCGAGGCGATTAA
- a CDS encoding NFACT RNA binding domain-containing protein — MDAHLFRRVCRALVPLLAGCRIEKIHAPAPDIHSLTIFAAGRKQVLVLRHGRRAPLLYLAAHKPPNPARPDAQIMLLRKHLAGRRVAWAGCDWPRRRLALRMAPPAGQPDGATDGAADGTADGRPNGKGAGQGALVLLDLREGMRLVDALPPDFGADPVWPQLPPPSQPGALKATLLSLCDDAATGSDPVLTPALRRTLTALVGGGQHASPSARPSGSPSGSVPDSSPDALSATFVDVPEDGVLDACALLVDLDSGEGDVFLYRQRSESGDGPGEADGPGEPDELSAWPLPASLRGNRTEEVHESALDAAAILGEAAAFTGLADAARTDAAAPFKAEARRLRRLLAKLDDEERRLRALLDQRADGVALQAVLYQYPPDARLPEVVVPDEALPVSAWPEGAGDGPSSPEGTLGAGPAGRTIRLDPLLTVRENMAAMFHRSDRGARGLAILERRRAEVARDLAAAEQGAAMPPGGGLPPVQARFTPASPVRLGKGGKATSDSRRQPRDAGTGSDVQRFRSSDGFLLLRGRCAEGNAELLRIASPFDWWLHAEDGPSAHLIIRRDHPAHQVPERTLAEAAALVAVKSWQRNAARARIMVALVRDVRAVKGAAPGAVRVDAVSRSLSVAPDATLEGALRLDNGPDATVPLPAAKPARATTGKGRGGRR; from the coding sequence ATGGACGCCCATCTGTTCCGCCGCGTCTGCCGGGCGCTGGTTCCGTTGCTGGCCGGGTGCCGCATCGAAAAGATCCACGCACCCGCGCCGGACATCCATTCGCTCACCATCTTCGCCGCCGGGCGCAAGCAGGTGCTGGTGCTGCGCCACGGGCGCCGGGCGCCGCTGTTGTATCTGGCCGCGCACAAGCCGCCCAATCCGGCCCGGCCCGACGCCCAGATCATGTTGCTGCGCAAGCATCTGGCCGGACGCCGCGTGGCCTGGGCCGGGTGCGACTGGCCCCGCCGCAGGCTGGCCCTGCGCATGGCGCCGCCAGCCGGACAGCCTGACGGGGCGACGGACGGGGCTGCGGATGGGACTGCGGACGGGCGGCCAAACGGTAAGGGCGCAGGGCAGGGCGCCCTGGTGCTGCTGGACCTGCGCGAGGGCATGCGCCTCGTGGATGCCCTTCCCCCCGACTTCGGCGCGGACCCGGTCTGGCCGCAGTTGCCGCCCCCCTCGCAGCCCGGCGCCTTGAAGGCCACCCTGCTTTCGCTGTGCGACGATGCCGCCACCGGGTCCGACCCGGTGCTTACTCCGGCCCTGCGGCGCACCCTGACAGCCCTCGTGGGTGGTGGGCAGCACGCCAGCCCTTCCGCCAGACCCTCCGGCAGCCCTTCCGGCAGCGTCCCCGACAGTTCCCCCGACGCCTTGTCCGCTACCTTCGTTGACGTCCCGGAAGACGGCGTGCTCGACGCCTGCGCCCTGCTGGTGGACCTGGATTCCGGCGAGGGCGACGTGTTCCTGTACCGCCAGCGCAGCGAGTCGGGGGATGGCCCCGGCGAGGCCGACGGTCCCGGCGAACCCGACGAGCTTTCCGCATGGCCCCTGCCCGCATCCCTGCGCGGCAACCGGACGGAAGAGGTGCACGAATCCGCGCTGGATGCCGCCGCCATCCTGGGCGAGGCCGCCGCGTTCACCGGGCTTGCCGATGCCGCGCGCACGGATGCCGCCGCCCCGTTCAAGGCCGAAGCCAGGCGGCTGCGCCGCCTGCTGGCCAAACTGGACGACGAGGAGCGCCGCCTGCGCGCCCTGCTGGACCAGCGGGCCGATGGCGTGGCCCTGCAAGCGGTGCTCTACCAGTACCCGCCGGATGCCCGCCTGCCGGAAGTGGTGGTGCCCGATGAGGCCTTGCCCGTGTCGGCATGGCCGGAAGGCGCGGGCGACGGGCCATCGTCCCCGGAGGGCACCCTCGGCGCAGGTCCCGCAGGCCGCACCATCCGTCTCGACCCGCTGCTGACCGTGCGCGAGAACATGGCCGCCATGTTCCACCGGTCCGACCGGGGCGCGCGCGGACTCGCCATTCTCGAACGCCGCCGGGCGGAAGTGGCCCGCGACCTTGCCGCCGCCGAGCAGGGCGCAGCCATGCCCCCAGGCGGCGGATTGCCCCCGGTGCAGGCCCGGTTCACTCCCGCCTCCCCGGTCAGGCTGGGCAAGGGCGGCAAGGCCACCTCGGATTCGCGCAGGCAGCCCCGCGACGCCGGAACCGGCAGCGACGTGCAGCGCTTTCGCAGTTCCGACGGCTTCCTGCTGTTGCGGGGGCGGTGCGCCGAGGGCAACGCGGAACTGCTGCGCATCGCCTCGCCCTTCGACTGGTGGCTGCACGCGGAGGACGGCCCCAGCGCGCACCTGATCATCCGGCGCGACCACCCGGCGCATCAGGTGCCGGAACGCACCCTGGCCGAGGCCGCCGCGCTTGTGGCGGTGAAAAGCTGGCAGCGCAACGCCGCCCGCGCCCGGATCATGGTGGCCCTGGTGCGCGACGTGCGTGCCGTGAAGGGTGCCGCCCCCGGCGCCGTGCGGGTGGATGCGGTGTCCCGGTCCCTTTCCGTGGCGCCCGACGCCACGTTGGAAGGCGCCCTGCGCCTGGACAATGGTCCGGACGCCACCGTCCCGCTACCCGCTGCAAAGCCCGCCCGCGCCACCACCGGCAAGGGGCGCGGCGGACGGCGCTGA
- a CDS encoding EAL and HDOD domain-containing protein: MLRRMRSLLGLADDDDHPARTPSATSGQEAGKAAPSSGARIVPPTVQDGTACGPVLLVARQPVFDASGEVWGYELLFRHPDSPECCSGDVDASVATASVIADGFAMARPALGQGQRLLVNFAEDMLLEGTPRILPPDVCGVEVLETVPATEAVLLALSALKAEGYLIVVDDYAGQPGMDALLDLADIVKIDVLGRPLTDLARDVAGLRSRQCQLLAEKVEDLATHRQCEALGFSLFQGFFFSRPELVHGRRLDSSQAAKMRLLATLAREDVNIKAATEVVRSDAALSYKLLRYINSVHFGLPVKVTSIQHGISLLGTRNLVQWLCVTVLSEFDTGPMARELIAVSALRAKFLELCASRATSRARQMDAGQVDAGHMEAGHAGTGQARPAPQSGAMFMLGLFSLLEPLLCLPLAELLRSLPLADELTEALAAHTGPYAPWLELLEHYERGRWDEVLASGEAMGLTQADLAMAYAGALEWSAFFHDRRE; encoded by the coding sequence ATGCTCAGGCGCATGCGGTCTTTGCTCGGCCTTGCGGATGACGACGACCACCCTGCCCGCACCCCTTCCGCCACCAGCGGTCAGGAGGCGGGAAAGGCGGCTCCGTCTTCCGGCGCGCGCATCGTCCCGCCGACCGTTCAGGACGGCACGGCCTGCGGCCCGGTGTTGCTGGTGGCCCGGCAGCCGGTGTTCGACGCCTCGGGAGAGGTGTGGGGCTACGAACTGCTGTTTCGCCATCCCGATTCCCCCGAATGTTGCAGCGGCGATGTGGACGCCAGCGTGGCCACCGCGTCGGTCATTGCCGATGGCTTCGCCATGGCCCGTCCGGCCCTTGGGCAGGGGCAGCGGCTGCTGGTGAACTTCGCGGAGGACATGTTGCTGGAGGGCACGCCGCGCATCCTGCCCCCCGACGTGTGCGGGGTGGAGGTGCTGGAAACGGTGCCCGCCACCGAGGCCGTGCTGCTGGCGCTTTCCGCCCTCAAGGCCGAGGGCTACCTGATCGTGGTGGACGACTACGCGGGGCAGCCCGGCATGGATGCGCTGCTGGACCTGGCGGATATCGTCAAGATCGACGTGCTGGGCCGCCCGCTGACGGACCTGGCCCGCGACGTGGCTGGTCTGCGCTCCCGCCAGTGCCAGTTGCTGGCGGAAAAAGTGGAAGACCTCGCCACGCACAGGCAGTGCGAGGCCCTGGGTTTTTCGCTGTTCCAGGGGTTCTTCTTCAGCAGGCCGGAACTGGTGCACGGCAGGCGGCTGGACAGTTCGCAGGCGGCCAAGATGCGCCTTTTGGCCACCCTGGCCCGCGAGGACGTGAACATCAAGGCCGCCACCGAGGTGGTGCGGTCCGACGCGGCCCTTTCGTACAAGCTGCTGCGGTACATCAATTCCGTGCATTTCGGGCTGCCGGTCAAGGTCACGTCCATCCAGCACGGCATCTCGCTGCTGGGCACGCGCAATCTGGTGCAGTGGCTGTGCGTCACCGTGCTTTCCGAATTCGACACCGGGCCCATGGCGCGCGAACTCATCGCGGTTTCCGCCCTGCGCGCCAAGTTTCTGGAATTGTGCGCATCCCGCGCCACGTCGCGGGCCAGACAAATGGACGCCGGACAGGTGGACGCCGGACACATGGAAGCCGGACACGCGGGTACTGGACAGGCCCGGCCCGCTCCGCAGTCGGGGGCGATGTTCATGCTCGGGCTGTTCTCGCTGCTGGAACCACTGCTGTGTCTGCCGCTGGCGGAACTGTTGCGTTCCCTGCCGTTGGCGGATGAGCTGACCGAGGCCCTTGCCGCGCACACCGGCCCCTACGCGCCGTGGCTGGAACTGCTGGAGCACTACGAACGGGGCCGCTGGGACGAAGTGCTGGCCAGCGGCGAAGCCATGGGGCTTACCCAGGCGGACCTGGCCATGGCCTACGCGGGCGCGCTGGAATGGAGCGCCTTCTTTCACGACAGGCGGGAGTAA